The stretch of DNA gtttttattgctcAACAGCACAAACATGTAGTTTACGTATGACGTGAGGCAAACGTTTAGTCCAGTAGCTACATTTAATTCTTTCTCTCATACGTTTCACAGATTTTTGGTAAATTAAGTAAAACTATCATATATGAGACTATATTTTTCTACATATTTGGCACTAAACAAAGCTTAAAGGGCATTAAATCTACCTATAGATTTTCCTTCTAAGAGCTGACGCTGAAAACGCAAAGTATTTTTACTGAATATTAATGTAAAGATCAGATCTTCTCTTTGAGTCCAAGAACAGGAAACAGTTTGTACAGATCTTAACAAATATAAGAagataaaagaaaatataagaAATTGATTTTGTGTTTTGAATTTAGAATATTGTGTTTAATATACTGAAAAGGAAACAGGTTTCAAACCAATGTCTAGATCATTTTTCACAATAGATGAAATTAATAGTAATTATGAATATTAAGTACAAAGTACAAAACCAGTGGGTCTcaaagtttctgcagtgccccccCCTAGATGAAAATATGTTCGatccccaccccccactccaGCACACCCACCCGCATTTGCTTCCAGACTCCACTTCtaattgaacaaaacaaaatcacaaaTCTCGTTTACAGTAGAACTATTACAAGTCACATGCCGAAAGGATCTAATTTGCCTTGCTGCACCCCATGGCAATACTTTTTTTGTGCCTTCCACTTTGACAAATGGTCTAAAAgatcatttttaattataaaaacagCTTGTTTAAATCCAGAAACTTGGCATTTTCTCAAGTGAAATTTCAGGAGAGTACATTTTATTCCTAGAAGCAAGAGGCAAAAAATAGTACTTTGTGCGTAGTATTTGTTGCTATATTGGGCTTTGGGTATTGGgtattaattttaaatgtaagaaTTTTGTATTTCTCTTTAAGTGAGAAAATCACCAGCCAGCTACACACCACCTGATAAATACAATGCACAAATCCAATTAATGAGTTGTAGTATATAGTGTGCACATCTGCTGTTTAATGCTATGCGGAACTACTCAGCTTTTCTGTTAGCTTattattttgtacacatttcAGTGCTTCAACCAAATGGGATGCAGCTTCTGAAAACCTTTTTTGCCAATTTGATTCCCAGGCATGGCCTCCCAGCTGCAAGTCTTCTCTCCTCCCTCCGTGTCTTCCAGTGCCTTCTGCCGGGTAAAAAAGATGAAGGTGGAGAGTTGTGCGTGGGAAGCCTCCGGTGAGGCCTACGGATCTGTGGGCCAGGCCTATGGTTTCAACCCTCCTCCTACACTCCCATTTAGTGCATCTGGCTTGGTCTTCCCGCCCGCTTCACGCTGCCAGGTGGTGGTCAGAGCGGCCGACAGTACCGGGGGTGCTCCGCAGAGCTCTGCCCGCCGTGCCATTGAGTCTCATGCTTCCAGAGGCCAGAGGTATGGCGTGAAGAGAAAGAATGAGGACGTAGACCGGTCCGGAGGCAGTGGTAGCGGGAGTGTACAGATCTTAGAGGAGCTTTCAGCCCCCGCCTATTCAGCCAGAGCTGCCGGGGGCAACACGACCCAGTCCTTCCCCCACTCGGCACCCACCACCAAGAGCAGCAGCTCCAACTGTGAAGGGGACTATCAGCTGGTCCAGCATGAAATCCTCTGCTCTGTCTCCAGCAGCTATGAAGTGCTGGAGTTTCTTGGCCGTGGCACCTTCGGGCAAGTGGCCAAATGCTGGAAAAGGGGCACCAATGAAATAGTGGCCATCAAAATCTTGAAGAATCATCCTTCGTATGCACGTCAAGGCCAGATAGAGGTTAGTTGTTTTGAGATTGTTAAGTCTGTGCTTGTGCAGAAGCGTTTTCTTGTGCTGTTTCTGTGTTACTTATGCGCTGCGTGTTTTTGTGCTTTCCTTGCTCGTAGCTCAACTCATGACAGAAGCGCAGTAcaattttacaattacagaaaaatgactgaaaagtCTAGTGGATAGTTCAGAGGATTGGGAAAAGTTATCATGGAGGAAACAGCTTTTGTTATATTTATGAATGCCTGATATTTACAGCTACAAAAATGGTTATTGGTTATTTCTACACTTTATTAATCTAAAGCTGTATTTAACTGTAAGTTTAATGAAGACCATGTATTTGGCTGCACTTCCTCTATTTAAAATACCATGTGTTCATGAAGCAATTTCTTCTTTTATGGTGCAGTGTAACAGTAGAAGCCAAATCTTCCCCTCAACTCTTTTTCAGTGTATTGCGATCTGTCAGAATGACCATAGAGTGGTTTGGCTTTCATTGTTCCATAATTAGCATTgtctgcaaaagaaaaaaagtgtttgtttCAGCCCTACTTTCAATATCAAGTCATTACTGATTTCTAAATATGTTGCATGGATGACACTTGTGCTAAATCACTACCATTTCCTCTAGTATTATTAATTCAGTTTTATCAACCTTTACTCTTCCAGGTGAGCATATTGAACCGGCTCAGCGCAGAGAATGCAGATGAGTACAACTTTGTGCGGTCGTATGAGTGTTTTCAGCATAAGGGCCACACATGCTTGGTGTTCGAGATGCTGGAGCAGAACCTCTATGACTTCCTGAAGCACAGCAAATTTAGCCCTCTGCCACTGCGCCACATCCGCCCAATCCTGCAGCAGGTAGCCACAGCCCTGATGAAGCTCAAGAGCCTTGGCCTGATCCATGCAGACCTAAAGCCGGAAAATATCATGCTGGTAGACCCCACCAGACAGCCTTACCGCGTCAAAGTGATAGATTTTGGATCGGCCAGTCATGTCTCCAAAGCTGTGTGCTCCACCTACCTGCAGTCTCGCTACTACAGGTGAGGGGAAAATCAGTCTGCAAGGCTTGAATATGGGGTAAAAATGAGGATATTGGGACATTAGACTGTACTAATGTTGCTGTGTATTAAGactattattatataatttataatattgtaGTTAATGTTCCTCCCTAATGGTTTTTCCAACTGTAGAGCTCCTGAGATCATTCTTGGCCTGCCATTTTGTGAAGCCATTGACATGTGGTCGCTGGGTTGTGTGATTGCGGAACTCTTCCTTGGATGGCCACTTTATCCTGGGGCATCTGAATATGATCAGGTCAGATCACCTATTCTTAACATTATTCTCGTGAAGTCAGGGATTTGTACAAATAATTAGCTTAAAGACCGTGTGCAGAAAATACTgaattttgcatttatttttgtttcttcagATCCGGTACATTTCTCAGACCCAGGGTTTGCCGGCTGAGTATTTGCTTAGTGCTGGTACAAAGACTTCCCGTTTCTTCCACAGAGGGCCTGACTCTAGTTATCCACTCTGGAGGTTGAAGGTAGGAAGTGTAGTAAAATTTAATTCTACATTTTAActtttagggcggcacggtggcgcagcaggtagtgtcgcagtcacacagctccagggacctggaggttgtgggttcgattcccgctccgggtgactgtctgtgaggagttagtgtgttctccccgtgtccccgtgggtttcctcccacggtccaaaaacacgttggcaggtggattggtgactccaaagtgtctgttggtgtttgtgtctgtgttgccctgtgaaggactggcgccccctccagggtgtattcccaccttgcgcccaatgattccatgtaggctctggacccaccacgaccctgaactggataagcggttacagataatggatgaatgaatgaattttaactTTTAAGCTTCTCTTGAGGAATCGCATGCAATTTCTATGCATTCTCATGCAGTAGCTAGTTATTTGTAGCTGTGTAACATCAAAGTGCTTATTACCTCAAATCTTAAGACATTAGACATAGAATTTTAAGTGAAACTAATTTTCCTGCTGAGCGGTTTTTGAAATGTTCTTAACAAtatgtaaaatacatttttaacagaCTCCAGCAGAGCATGAGGCTGAAATGGGCATCAAGTCCAAAGAAGCACGAAAGTACATATTTAACTGCCTGGATGACATGATGCAGGTATTTAAAGAAAACATCCCCCGCAAACGGCTTTATCTGTCTTTCCTGATCACGATTCGTGTGTATGTGCTGCAATCTAATCATCATTTCCTCTCAATGGCCTCTCGCTGAACCTTATTTCAGGTCAACTTATCCTCCCACTTGGAGGGAACTGACATGCTGGCAGAGAAGGCCGACCGGCGAGAGTTCATCGACCTGCTGAAGAGGATGCTCCGGCTGGACGCTGATAAGAGAATCACCCCCACCAAGACATTTGCCCACCCCTTCGTCACCATGGGCCATCTGCTGGACTTTCCTCACAGCTCACAGTAAGGACAAGGAGTGGCGTTTCTTTGGTTGCTGTAAGATGTTACCAGCTGGTTTCCATACAGCAAAATTGCAGTGCATACGGTTATTGATCAATGTTAGTATAGTGAAAGGCTAGGCTTAATGGTTTAAATCaggatatattaataatatattggTAAAAGACAAAATGTTTGGACAGCCCTGGTCTGAATGTTCATCCTTGTTTCAGTGTGAAGTCGTGCTTCCAGAACATGGAGCTGTGTAAGCGGAGGGGCGGTAGCTATGACAATGGGAAGGCTCTTTTTGCTGCTAATACTGTTCCTGGCACTGCGGGCAACCTGACGGTCACCTTCAGCAGTCAGCTTAACCAGAACAACCAGGTGCAAATCACATGCTCATTTGGGATCTGATAGTTCCTTCTGTGTACGCTGGCTGAACACTGTAGGCTGCTAAAATCAGAGCTGACGCAGAGATGGTTGACTTAATCTGAGGATCTGTTGTCTATTTTTTTTAGGTTCCCTCTGGTGGAGGAGCAGTGCCTCTCATCAACTACCAACCAGCCCTTTATCAGCAGGCCACAATAAACATTCCTGGCCTGGCCCAGCCCAGCATCCCCCTGCAGAGCCGCCCCCCTCAGCTGTGTGCCCAAACCGAGCCCTTCCAGCAGACCCTCATCGTCTGCCCCCCCACCACTATACAAGGTAAGGAGACAAttaaacaatgtgtgtgtttaattttagAAGTTTAAGCATTGAGTTCAACTGAGTTCGCAttttttgtgttgtattttgtttttatattaattgtatttattttcctaAAGGGCTTCCATCCTCCAGCAAGTCCTCCAGCTACCCGGTCCGAATGGAGAATGGTGTTCCTGTAGTCCAGCAGAACCAGAATACCCAGTCTCTC from Hoplias malabaricus isolate fHopMal1 chromosome 5, fHopMal1.hap1, whole genome shotgun sequence encodes:
- the hipk1b gene encoding homeodomain-interacting protein kinase 1 isoform X1, whose translation is MASQLQVFSPPSVSSSAFCRVKKMKVESCAWEASGEAYGSVGQAYGFNPPPTLPFSASGLVFPPASRCQVVVRAADSTGGAPQSSARRAIESHASRGQRYGVKRKNEDVDRSGGSGSGSVQILEELSAPAYSARAAGGNTTQSFPHSAPTTKSSSSNCEGDYQLVQHEILCSVSSSYEVLEFLGRGTFGQVAKCWKRGTNEIVAIKILKNHPSYARQGQIEVSILNRLSAENADEYNFVRSYECFQHKGHTCLVFEMLEQNLYDFLKHSKFSPLPLRHIRPILQQVATALMKLKSLGLIHADLKPENIMLVDPTRQPYRVKVIDFGSASHVSKAVCSTYLQSRYYRAPEIILGLPFCEAIDMWSLGCVIAELFLGWPLYPGASEYDQIRYISQTQGLPAEYLLSAGTKTSRFFHRGPDSSYPLWRLKTPAEHEAEMGIKSKEARKYIFNCLDDMMQVNLSSHLEGTDMLAEKADRREFIDLLKRMLRLDADKRITPTKTFAHPFVTMGHLLDFPHSSHVKSCFQNMELCKRRGGSYDNGKALFAANTVPGTAGNLTVTFSSQLNQNNQVPSGGGAVPLINYQPALYQQATINIPGLAQPSIPLQSRPPQLCAQTEPFQQTLIVCPPTTIQGLPSSSKSSSYPVRMENGVPVVQQNQNTQSLQIQPGMLTQGSCTPLMVATLHPHAPGVPSQYSLPLALGCGAGRPSLLEQTATVLAWQTGAQQILLPPAWQQVPGMTLHGTGTAQTITESPLETILSDSSTQQTPNWRASHSTVLQQNPHIFDSTQSKGASGATRSSQSKRNRARCLDNSSGLVGTSYTTAALSQPIVISDTPSPAVSVITIHSDSDDEDERKFHPASSGPSQRANVISCVTVHDSDSSTASPLTPLPRNGVAAHPSRLAKSLAVVAPSVKTQPGESSALAKVATGVLQSSYIKPKRAATRQPCSSGESFSRQEPSRSQPLNLSQTTVSSSQDHTSGSTLRRQQTYPPSSSQYRLQEALPFTSASSLYTYPASAALASASHTMEQLLIQGSSPSIHVPPTSHYAASLLPKDSVGGVVHGLPAHYQQHFPAHPYVGTNTSSTRGSAAYGGYQLSPRRVTQYPYI
- the hipk1b gene encoding homeodomain-interacting protein kinase 1 isoform X2, with the protein product MASQLQVFSPPSVSSSAFCRVKKMKVESCAWEASGEAYGSVGQAYGFNPPPTLPFSASGLVFPPASRCQVVVRAADSTGGAPQSSARRAIESHASRGQRYGVKRKNEDVDRSGGSGSGSVQILEELSAPAYSARAAGGNTTQSFPHSAPTTKSSSSNCEGDYQLVQHEILCSVSSSYEVLEFLGRGTFGQVAKCWKRGTNEIVAIKILKNHPSYARQGQIEVSILNRLSAENADEYNFVRSYECFQHKGHTCLVFEMLEQNLYDFLKHSKFSPLPLRHIRPILQQVATALMKLKSLGLIHADLKPENIMLVDPTRQPYRVKVIDFGSASHVSKAVCSTYLQSRYYRAPEIILGLPFCEAIDMWSLGCVIAELFLGWPLYPGASEYDQIRYISQTQGLPAEYLLSAGTKTSRFFHRGPDSSYPLWRLKTPAEHEAEMGIKSKEARKYIFNCLDDMMQVNLSSHLEGTDMLAEKADRREFIDLLKRMLRLDADKRITPTKTFAHPFVTMGHLLDFPHSSHVKSCFQNMELCKRRGGSYDNGKALFAANTVPGTAGNLTVTFSSQLNQNNQVPSGGGAVPLINYQPALYQQATINIPGLAQPSIPLQSRPPQLCAQTEPFQQTLIVCPPTTIQGLPSSSKSSSYPVRMENGVPVVQQNQNTQSLQIQPGMLTQQAWQTGAQQILLPPAWQQVPGMTLHGTGTAQTITESPLETILSDSSTQQTPNWRASHSTVLQQNPHIFDSTQSKGASGATRSSQSKRNRARCLDNSSGLVGTSYTTAALSQPIVISDTPSPAVSVITIHSDSDDEDERKFHPASSGPSQRANVISCVTVHDSDSSTASPLTPLPRNGVAAHPSRLAKSLAVVAPSVKTQPGESSALAKVATGVLQSSYIKPKRAATRQPCSSGESFSRQEPSRSQPLNLSQTTVSSSQDHTSGSTLRRQQTYPPSSSQYRLQEALPFTSASSLYTYPASAALASASHTMEQLLIQGSSPSIHVPPTSHYAASLLPKDSVGGVVHGLPAHYQQHFPAHPYVGTNTSSTRGSAAYGGYQLSPRRVTQYPYI
- the hipk1b gene encoding homeodomain-interacting protein kinase 1 isoform X3, with the protein product MASQLQVFSPPSVSSSAFCRVKKMKVESCAWEASGEAYGSVGQAYGFNPPPTLPFSASGLVFPPASRCQVVVRAADSTGGAPQSSARRAIESHASRGQRYGVKRKNEDVDRSGGSGSGSVQILEELSAPAYSARAAGGNTTQSFPHSAPTTKSSSSNCEGDYQLVQHEILCSVSSSYEVLEFLGRGTFGQVAKCWKRGTNEIVAIKILKNHPSYARQGQIEVSILNRLSAENADEYNFVRSYECFQHKGHTCLVFEMLEQNLYDFLKHSKFSPLPLRHIRPILQQVATALMKLKSLGLIHADLKPENIMLVDPTRQPYRVKVIDFGSASHVSKAVCSTYLQSRYYRAPEIILGLPFCEAIDMWSLGCVIAELFLGWPLYPGASEYDQIRYISQTQGLPAEYLLSAGTKTSRFFHRGPDSSYPLWRLKTPAEHEAEMGIKSKEARKYIFNCLDDMMQVNLSSHLEGTDMLAEKADRREFIDLLKRMLRLDADKRITPTKTFAHPFVTMGHLLDFPHSSHVKSCFQNMELCKRRGGSYDNGKALFAANTVPGTAGNLTVTFSSQLNQNNQVPSGGGAVPLINYQPALYQQATINIPGLAQPSIPLQSRPPQLCAQTEPFQQTLIVCPPTTIQGLPSSSKSSSYPVRMENGVPVVQQNQNTQSLQIQPGMLTQAWQTGAQQILLPPAWQQVPGMTLHGTGTAQTITESPLETILSDSSTQQTPNWRASHSTVLQQNPHIFDSTQSKGASGATRSSQSKRNRARCLDNSSGLVGTSYTTAALSQPIVISDTPSPAVSVITIHSDSDDEDERKFHPASSGPSQRANVISCVTVHDSDSSTASPLTPLPRNGVAAHPSRLAKSLAVVAPSVKTQPGESSALAKVATGVLQSSYIKPKRAATRQPCSSGESFSRQEPSRSQPLNLSQTTVSSSQDHTSGSTLRRQQTYPPSSSQYRLQEALPFTSASSLYTYPASAALASASHTMEQLLIQGSSPSIHVPPTSHYAASLLPKDSVGGVVHGLPAHYQQHFPAHPYVGTNTSSTRGSAAYGGYQLSPRRVTQYPYI